One Euphorbia lathyris chromosome 1, ddEupLath1.1, whole genome shotgun sequence DNA segment encodes these proteins:
- the LOC136228692 gene encoding probable pectinesterase 49, with protein MATHSKTSAKASIYAWRCVYIIAIVAAIATKVSCDDTKAIPADRSQVNAWFEANVLPLSQRKGTLDAVLEAAELKARVIKVRQDGTGDFKTINQAIASIPVGNKQRVILNIGPGIYNEKILIPKTKPFIFLAGTPGAEPILQFGATAKQVGTFNSATLIVFSDYFKASFLIIKNTTPRPNADQAKSGAQAVALRLSGDKAAIYSCKIYGFQDTLLDESGRHFFKSCFIQGTIDFIFGSGKSLYLQTELHVIDEKWKTVIAAQAKQEKNEDSGFSFVHCAISGVGVSDTYLARAWMSWSDVVYSYSTISKAVLPEGWESSGKPVGNMLFGEFQNTGPGANVAGRVKFSTRLSPTAAKRYLTLGYIEASQWLLQPIS; from the exons ATGGCAACTCATTCAAAAACCAGCGCCAAGGCGAGTATTTACGCTTGGCGTTGCGTTTATATTATTGCCATTGTTGCTGCCATTGCAACCAAAGTAAGCTGTGATGATACAAAAGCAATTCCAGCAGATAGATCTCAAGTAAATGCATGGTTTGAAGCCAATGTTTTACCGCTTTCGCAACGGAAAGGCACTTTAGATGCTGTTTTAGAAGCTGCTGAACTTAAGGCTAGAGTGATTAAGGTTAGACAAGATGGAACTGGTGAttttaagaccattaatcaagCTATAGCAAGCATTCCTGTGGGAAATAAACAGCGTGTGATATTGAATATCGGGCCAGGTATCTATAATGAGAAGATCTTAATTCCTAAAACTAagccttttattttcttagctGGCACTCCTGGTGCTGAGCCTATTTTGCAATTTGGTGCTACTGCTAAGCAAGTTGGAACCTTCAATTCTGCCACTCTTATTGTCTTCTCTGATTATTTCAAGGCTAGTTTTCTCATTATCAAG AATACTACACCAAGACCAAATGCAGATCAAGCTAAATCTGGAGCTCAAGCAGTTGCTTTAAGACTTTCTGGCGATAAAGCAGCTATTTATAGCTGCAAAATTTACGGATTTCAAGATACTCTTTTGGATGAGAGTGGTCGTCATTTTTTCAAGTCATGTTTCATTCAAGGGACTATTGATTTTATCTTCGGCAGTGGGAAGTCCTTATATCTG CAAACAGAGCTTCATGTGATAGATGAGAAATGGAAGACAGTGATAGCAGCACAAGCAAAGCAAGAGAAAAATGAAGATTCTGGATTCTCATTTGTACATTGCGCCATTTCAGGAGTGGGCGTAAGCGACACGTACTTGGCCCGCGCATGGATGTCTTGGTCCGACGTCGTATATTCCTACTCTACTATCAGCAAAGCTGTTCTTCCTGAGGGCTGGGAGAGCAGTGGAAAACCTGTGGG AAATATGTTATTCGGAGAATTCCAGAACACCGGACCGGGAGCAAATGTTGCCGGACGTGTTAAATTCAGCACTCGGCTGAGCCCAACAGCAGCTAAACGTTACCTCACTCTCGGATATATTGAAGCTTCCCAATGGCTGCTTCAACCAATCAGCTAG